In Struthio camelus isolate bStrCam1 chromosome 4, bStrCam1.hap1, whole genome shotgun sequence, a genomic segment contains:
- the LOC138067222 gene encoding alpha-internexin-like — protein MSAAAPDPSRGPGPGPGRRNDGSAACALAAEARPPPRSRSRCRGGEAVLRARAEAAGYRRLLRARAAEVEALRGAVGALHRQLEGLRDRRSGELAKYQERVAELEREIGEAEQEMARCLREYPALLRLRMALDVEIAAYREMLEGEELRLGSAAPL, from the exons ATGAGCGCGGCCGCCCCCGACCCCAGCcgcggccccggtcccggccccggccggcggaaCGACGGCTCCGCCGCCTGCGCGCTGGCGGCcgaggcccggccgccgccccggtcGCGGTCCCGGTGCCGGGGCGGCGAGGCGGTGCTGCGCGCCCGCGCCGAGGCGGCCGGGTACCGGCGGCTgctgcgcgcccgcgccgccgaggtggaggcgctgcgcggggccgtgGGCGCGCTGCACCGGCAGCTGGAGGGGCTGCGCGACCGGCGGAGCGGCGAGCTCGCCAAGTACCAG gagcgggtggcagagctgGAGCGGGAGATCGGCGAGGCCGAGCAGGAGATGGCCCGGTGCCTGCGGGAGTACCCGGCACTGCTGCGGCTCCGGATGGCCCTGGATGTGGAGATCGCCGCATACCG GGAGATGCTGGAGGGGGAAGAGCTGCGCCTGGGCTCCGCAGCCCCACTGTGA